In a genomic window of Candidatus Atribacteria bacterium ADurb.Bin276:
- the truA gene encoding tRNA pseudouridine synthase A, with amino-acid sequence MQKLKDNTSKCTKSNNLVLIIEYDGTNYFGWQSQPNRRSVQSVLTQALSSILNQPIVLHASGRTDAGVHALGQVANCRVELTLEIPTLFRALNSYLPPDIRVTHLQEVSSSFNARKDATGKEYHYWMYCGYQFPVFLRHHMFYPGNFQIDWPLLKECINLFVGEYDFTAFSASGSSVINMVREIHQFDVYDFKNGFLSFRIVGNGFLYKMVRILLGEIWMVQLGKKKIDDLRLALSQPHRGKHRLCLPPHGLYLARVFYPDYDFWESDHLSPSFPWFLSKKSSIFKL; translated from the coding sequence ATGCAAAAATTGAAAGATAATACATCGAAATGCACTAAAAGTAATAATTTAGTACTGATAATCGAATATGATGGAACCAATTATTTTGGTTGGCAAAGTCAGCCAAATCGTCGTAGCGTCCAATCGGTTCTCACTCAAGCTCTCTCATCAATTTTAAATCAGCCGATAGTTCTTCATGCCTCTGGTCGAACTGATGCCGGAGTTCATGCCTTAGGACAGGTAGCGAATTGCCGTGTCGAATTAACCCTGGAAATACCAACTCTTTTTCGAGCGTTAAATTCCTACCTTCCTCCTGATATCAGAGTGACACACCTTCAGGAGGTATCTTCATCCTTTAATGCTCGCAAAGACGCTACCGGTAAAGAATATCATTATTGGATGTATTGTGGATACCAATTTCCAGTGTTTTTGCGTCACCATATGTTTTATCCAGGGAATTTCCAGATTGATTGGCCACTTTTAAAAGAATGCATCAATCTATTTGTAGGAGAATATGATTTTACTGCCTTTAGTGCTTCTGGGAGCTCAGTAATTAATATGGTTCGAGAAATTCATCAATTTGATGTTTATGATTTTAAGAATGGTTTTTTGTCTTTCCGGATCGTTGGAAATGGATTTTTGTATAAAATGGTTCGAATTCTTTTGGGAGAAATCTGGATGGTTCAGTTAGGAAAAAAAAAGATTGATGACCTTCGGTTGGCTTTATCCCAACCTCATCGAGGGAAGCATCGATTATGCCTTCCTCCTCATGGTTTGTATCTCGCCCGGGTTTTTTATCCAGACTATGATTTTTGGGAAAGCGATCACCTTTCGCCATCCTTTCCATGGTTTCTTTCAAAAAAGTCTTCAATATTTAAATTATGA